The genomic segment atttttttatttaattaaaaggtaataagaaaaaaaaacttgataatttctgttttttcaGTTCTCATACATGGAATTTTCTAATTAACGTATTTCCTCACAgttaaaagttttcaaaaaaaaaaaatccaagtttTCTCTCTGTCCCAACTATCGAGATCCCTCATCACACCACTCTCTCCGGCGTCGGCAAAGCCTTTGCTTACCAGCGTCGGGACTCTTGTCACTTTACTGTACTCTGTTTTCCAAAGCTCCTTGTTACAATTTGTTTCTGGCCACTTTCTCAATCGTTTCATCCCACCACCTGTATATCTATGTTGACGGCAATTTATTCTCATCGACGAAAGGAGAGAGGTGCTTTCTGAAGAAACCTATCTCGCTTCAATCTCGGCCCATCCATTCTCCGCCGAACCTGAAACCAAGAGAAACCCTCCTTAACCAGCTGTGCTCCAACTTCTGATTTTGACACAGATCTACCCGTTTTGCTCAGATTTAAAGAAATTGGTTCTCTCTAGGTCTTATGTGAAGCTTTTCCTCTCTGGTTCCCGTCATCGGCTCTGGTCTCCATCCCCCTCACTGCGCTTCACCCAGACCTCCCCAGACTCTTTTATGAGCTCTCGGAAAGCTTCTTGTCCAAGGGATTCCGACTGATGCCTGCTCCGGTGACGACAAAGTTGAGGGCTGACAGCGGCGCAAGCCTAACTCTTGGTGCTCCCCGTTTGACCTACCCCTCTCACCAGCTGGATTCAGGCCCACTTTCAATCCCATTGAGGCCCATTTATAAAAGGTGtgatacaaaattatttctccTAAAACCCAGGTTTGCTCCGTCAATTTCTTATTTGTACTCCTTCGTTAGCTTCTCTTTGTACCGAGTCATGTTTCTActtgtccgaagactgcaacTAGAACATGATCGCTCAATGTCGCTATGTTGGTACAAAAGCTATCTGAGAACCTTGCCTTTAGATTTACCTAGGGTTGTTAATCATGGTTGGATTAGCTTGGAAAATAATGGCATTATGACCCCATCTCATAGAAGTTGGGGTTACCGAAACCTTTTCAAATGCCCTGCTCCATCTCACCTGTTCCCTGAACCCAATCAAGAGATATCTTGCATCTCTATGGACGTACAAATTAtctctgcttggtcaagacgtGGTTTCCTCGGTAGCAGAACATTGGTGTCCCAAAAGTTGCGTGATAGATTTGTTTGTCGAGGTCAGTCTATTAACTCTGACCGAATGATTGCTTTGTGTAGCCATAGTTATGACTCTGAACTGACAGCTTGCTTGAACCCTATCCTTATACCCTTTGATCCCCTGTTTCATCTACTGCCATTAGATCGAAAGCTTGTGTATGTTGACATTTTTCAGGACCAAACTGGTTACAATCTTTGTGTGGAATTCATTTACCTCCATTGCCATGTGAGGgatgacccacctgctttgttacggTTTGACTCCCATTACCGGCAACTCCTGATTATAGCTTCATCTAGTATCCTGAGGTTTGTTCCTAAAAGCTTAAAGGACTTTGATCCTATGCTCTTGAACCCTCTCATGTTAGCGAGAAACCCCATAAGCGTTTCCCCCGTGGAACACCTTTTTACAAGCTCAATCGCGTCATCCGCTAGAGCCGTTTATGACCACTCGCTGGTCGAGGATCTTGTGAAGTCTGACTTCAAGTACGAATCCGCTTTGGTTGCAAAAGACTtctcaaattttgtaaaactgttTCAGTTTGAAAATCCCTTTGTTAAGCTCATGGAGCCTCTATCTTTAGCTTTCTTTGTCTATCATGAATCATGTTGTAAGAACTCACCTCTTGTTGGGGTTTAGATTAAATGAAAGTtcatgtttgtccaaaaaaaaaaaatgtatttcctCACAAAACTTAAAGCCAAAACTTTATCAAGGCGAAATAGTCGGGATGGAGCCATGATAATGACTAAGTTGATGAGGTACACTCTTCATAGAATGTTGGTCTCGTCTCAAGTCTCAAGTCAACACTTTGACATAGTtttgtaaatgcagattctgcAACAACTTgctgtgaggaacaagtcgttgtgTCGAGCAGAGCGTTGTGTcaatcaggaagctgcatcaTATCACAGACGGCCGATTTGCTGACGTGGTTGCGTGTGCTGACGTGGCAAGTCCGAGCGGGATGGTATGAGAAGATAAAGCAGAATCGAGAGAGAATCTGGAGAATATTGTGTGCGATGGTTAAGAAAAGTGAATTGTGGCAAACAAGAAATTGTCTTACTTGAAGATCTGAAgatctttttagggtttaaggatGATCGAATATAAAAGATCTAGGGAGGGTGTGGTAGGTTTTTTCTTGAACACTTGAAAAATCTTTTGCGTGAGATTGTAACTTCAAGACTAATAAAAAGAAAGCTAATAAAGTGAGTGTTGTTCTCTTAGATCTATATTGGTGAgagtttatatagagaagaGAGGTGTGCTTAGATTTATTCCTGTAAACCGGTTAAGAGTTTGATAagaataaatagtaaaaacGTTTGCTTGGCGTTTTTCCAAGCAGGAAATTGTGGTGTTATTCCTCTATACTTTTACAAGTTTTAGATACACCATACAAATTTTTCGACTCCTTTCGATTCTTCTATATTTGCGAAAACACGAGATCGTATGATATTATCTTAAGAAGTGAAATATTCTTGTTATGACCACTTGAGAAAACACGGAAACTCTGTGGTTCCGTTTTTAGCCTTATCTTCATGATTGAATCAGAACTTACGATGTCAAGAATCAAAATCTACGGAAAATTGAGCTTTATTCCCAAATCGACGAATTTTAGAATGTCAAGCTTGTGGCCAAGAAGATGGAATTTTATTAAACTGTAAAGTCATAGTTCTGCATTTtctgtttaaaattattaaatgtaTTGGTGGCCCAATATTGATCTGAAGAGTCAGTTATTCCTATATCACAATACAAGGTTATCATCATTTTCAATCGACGTGATTCACGTACCGACGACACATTTTAGTATATACAAGTAAGATGCCTAATCACATCTAGTTCCGCAACTGCCCCTACTGTTCTGTAACAATGCAACGATGTTCCTTATATGGCAGAATCCAATTATTTACACTTTGTTATATTTATAGCTAATAACGTTATTTTCTATCAAGATGTGGAAATGCGTTTTCGTAGATAGATAGATAAGGTAGATAGTACAGAAATTAATGATTGATTTACCTCAAttcaatttaaatttgttataagATAACATATcacaattttacacaaattgcTAGCTAATGGACAATAAACCACGCCTAAACTATTAGTAACAATTAAGATTTTTTCATTGTAAGAATTCATTTTAAGAAGTTAAACGCATCTATAGATGGCAAGCGTATTGATAAAAACACTTTGACTAACTAAGTTAAGGCTGCAATCCAGACCTTGAGCTCTCCTCATCTTCTAATAACATTTAGTTTTCTCATTTGAAACAAGGATGCAATACTTTGTACAAAGGTTTTTTTGGGTTGAATATAATTTagcattcattcaaaaaaaaaaaaagtaagttaaGGCTTGATTCAGACTTTTCACCATAATTCAGACTcgtcatctttttaaaaaaaaatttaaaacttatacaACATTCTTTACCTGtaaaatatttcttcttcaattcaacttttatattattatgtctAGGATCATGCATGttatgcataaaaaaaaaatattctattctTTTCCTTTGCACCATTAAATAATCATCCACTTTTCAGTGCACATGTGTTTAATTCTTAGATGCATGCCTGCATgcttagaaaattatataaatataaacgtAGGAAAAGGAGAAATTTAACGGTAgctgattttattataaatataaccaCTGTTTACAAAATAGGTAAAtccatcttttaaaaaagtGGATAGACGTAGCActcatacatacatacatacatacatacactcttttgtatgtttctttacttttttcgtttacattattttaaagtcaaagccATAATGCTCCAGCGCGCTTAAGCATTGGAACAAGAGAGCGATTAAGATGCAGACTCATGACTTGATTTGCTCCACCAACGAGCTGCCCTCCAATGAACACCACTGGCACGGTCGGGATGCACCCAAGCTGAGCCAATGCTTGCTCTATCTCCTTTCCTCGGTTAATCTCGTCGAGCTCATAGATCGTCGGGTTCACGCCCATGTCTAAGAACAGAGTCTTGATTGTGTGAGACATGCAGCAAGAGTTCTTGCTAAAGATCACTACTGACTTCTCGGAGATCATTTTTTGTAGATTCGCCATTAGTATTATACTGTGACAAGATATTTGAAAAGCGTCTTGCAAAGGAGACAAATAGGTGTGTTTGGTGAAAATGCTAGATTGGAGATAAAATGGGAACAGTAGAGAACTTATAGAGAGATTATGATATGTTTGGCTAAAGATGAGAAGCGGGGCTTTGTGTTTCTGTGTTTGAAGAAGTGAAGAGATTATAAAGGTCCTTTATATATAGCTTTCTAAAGTACGTAGCCATTGTCTAAGAGGATCATCTTAAgcacaaaataatatttcaaataaattgttaaataaagaaCATACTTTAAATAATGAAAAGTAAGATAGTGGGAGTGTCCGAAAGAATATGATCAGTTTACACGTTCTTGACTCTTTGCCTCTTGCAGCTAaagaataaaactaaatttggcATAAAAcgtacagaaaacaaaatctctctTAGATGTGAGGAATATTTGAGACGGACGAATCATGTCATACCTCATAGTACGGCCatatattttcattgtcaaaagAACTGATATAAAGGGTAAAGCCATACAACTTTTTGTGAAAAACAGTTCTTACAatgacacaaaaacaaaaacaaaaaaacatttgttgaaAGTTGCTAATGGCATGTACTCTGGATTAAATTTTTCGAGACTATAAATTTTGGTTTCTAATATGTCAATATATATGTAGCAAAGAATTGCATCAAAAAGatccaaaatttttgaaattattgatGGTTGCGACCGTCAGTAGTTTAAGACATAGTTAATTGAAATTATTGACGGATGCGACCGTCAGTAGTCTTCGGCTTTTGTGTAGTacaatatttcatttgtttctaactaaaataatttttaaaatatcacgtgaaattattaaaataattagtagaTAAACCGAGATTATGTAATACTCGATCAAGAATGTTTAATAGTTTCATGGATCTTacctaaaatatttttggtttaaagagttaacaagcaaattacctacaatatttctattataaatttgttattgcttaagaaacaaaaaaaaactctgctATCATTGGATATCTTCCGTTGAACTTGATCATTTCTGTTTTCTCAATTATCATAAAACTTTATCAAGCGGAGGTGTGGAAGATTGCTAGCTAGGGAGATTTGAGTCGAAATGGTTCGGCTAAAGCCGTGACAATTGCTATGCTGTTGAGGTACACTTTTCAAAGAATTTTGGTgatctcaagtctcaactcAACACTTTAACTATTTTTAGATAAGCCATACAAAGTTTCGACTCCTTCTTTCGATTCTTCTATATTTGAGGAAACTCGAGATCGTATGATTTTATCTCAAGAATTGAAATGTTCTTTTTGTGACCACTTGCGAAAACAAGAAAACTTTGTTGTTCCGTGCCTTATCTTCATGAATGAAATCGGAACTTATGATGTCAAGAATCAAAATCTTAGGAAAATAGATTTGATAGTAAAGCAGCTACGTGGTGTcccaaaaaattaataaaactttgtCATAGTTTCGCATTTTCTtcctaaaattattaaatttaattgtgGCTCAATAATGACCTGAAGAGTCGTTATTCTTATATCACAATACCAGGTTATCATCATTTTCAATCTATGTACCGACGACACATTCTAGTATAAGTAAGATACTAAGATGCCTAATCACATCTAGTTCCGCAACTGGCCCGTACTGTCAACGATGTAATATAATGTAACAATGCAACGATGTTCCTTATATGGCAGAATCTAATTCTATACACACTTTGTTGTTTTAATGGTTAAGAACTTCATTTTCTATTACGATGTGGGACTACGTTTTCGTATATAGATAGTAAAGAAATTAGATTGATTTACCGCAATCCAAAAGtttctttaattgattttagatttgttataagataatatttcacaAATTTCACAATTTGTTAGCTAACGAACAACCACACCTAAAATATTagtaacaaatataattttttcattgtaaGCATTTCCATTTAAAGAGTTATACGCATCTATATATCTATAGATGGCGATCGTATAAACAAACAACTTCGACTAGttaactaagttttttttttctacttttttttttcggcaACCAGTTAACTAAGTTAAGGCTTGCCATTCCATATGAATAAAGTAACATAGAGTTCACCTTGATTCAGACTCGTCATCGTTTTTAATTTAGAACTTAGACACCATTCTTTACCTGTAAAATATTCTTCAGATTTATATTATAATGTCTTGCATCATGTTATGcataaaatttttgtatattcaattatttttctttgcagTTTGCACCATTAAAAACTCATCTATTTTCCAGTGATGTATTCATTTCTTAGATGCATGCCTGCatgtttagaaaattatataaacatggAGAAATTTAAACGGTAGCTGATTTTATTATAGATAAACCACTGTTAATTACAAAATAGGTAACCGCATCATCTATCTTTTCAAAACGTAGATAGACGTAGCATTAACTCATACATACAttcttttatatgtttcttttttttcgtttacattaattatttaaagtcaAAGCCATAATGCTCCAGCGCGCTTAAGCATTGGAACAAGAGAGCGATTAAGATGGAGACTCATGACTTGGTTGGCTCCACCAACGAGCTGCCCTCCTATGAACACCACTGGCACGGTTGGGCTGCACCCGAGCTGAGCCAATGCTTGCTCTATCTCCTTTCCTCGGTTAATCTCGTCGAGCTCATAGATCGTCGGGTTCACGCCCATGTCTAAGAACAGAGTCTTGATTGTGTGAGACATGCAGCAAGAGTTCTTGGTAAAGATCACTACTGACTTCTCCGAGATCATCTTTTGTAGACTCGCCATTAGTATTATACTGTGACAAGATATTTGAAAAGCGTCTGTAAAGGAGACAAATAGGTGTTTTTGGTCAAAATGCTTAACTGAAGACGAAAAGGGAAAATTAGAGAGCTTATATAGAGATTATGATATCTGTGTTTGATGAAGTGAAGAGGATGTAAGGGTCCTTTATATAGTACGTAAACTTTCATATTACGTAGCCTTTTTTTCAGAGAGGATCAACTTTAGCACAAAATAATATCTCAAAGAAATAATGAACTAAAGAACATTTACAactttgacaacaaaaaaaacgaacatttacaaataaatgaaaattaagatAGTGGGAGTATCCGAAAGAATATGAGGATATGATCGATTCACACGCTCTTGCTTCTTTGCCTCTTGCAGCTAAAGAATAAAACGAAATGGAATAAAACGTACAGAAATCTTTTCGATGTGAGGAATATTTGATAGGGACAAATCATGCCATCTCCCTATAGTACGGCCATATATTTTCATTGTTAAAAGAactgataaaaaattaaaaatctgaaATGAGTTTTAATAGATTTGGAGGAATATTAGAAGTGAAATAGTTTCTTTCATTTATTCATTAGCTTTTCggcatatatttatataaggTCAGAACTTGTTTAGCAAGttttttacatatatgataATGGTAAATCTACATTTTTAGTCATAGGAGAGTATTATACAAATGTTAACTTTCCATTAACTCGATCTCGTAATCTTCGAGATCTCCTAACAAGTGTTATCGATCAGTTTAATTTAAGGatcaaataaatttgaaatacaTTTGTTGAAAATTGCTAATGGCATTTACTCTGGATTTAATTTTTCAGATTATATTCGGTTTTTAGTATACCAATATAAATATGTCGTAAAGAATTGCAtcaaaaatattcaacaaaTTACCACCATATAAATATACTAGGTAAgtatctttaaaatttaaaatatgcaattttttctgactaaataaacattaaaaatgtTTAACTACTTACTAAATAAATTGATCATTTGTATTTGTCATATTCAATAGATTTCTcgttttatattaaataattatctttcaaaactaatttgaaaaTCATAATACAATTGCATTCGAGGATGGTacaaacaataaaaccaaaGCTTTTGTTAACTCGACTATATCCCACAAGGGAGTTTGATTATACTCACTGCTCTACCGTACGTGTACCAAggaaactgaaacaacccgaccccttttttttttctttttaataattaaatacaagatataattaagtatctcatactacttaattaaacaaaccaacccacacacggtaaccaaccaataataaaccaacatccaattacatgcacagcggaaacatatcaataatacaaaaccaatacaataacacttctatccattctatccagcaacctaacatatctctatccaaggttccatcctaaacaatataacaaagaccaacaacacacaaacgagaccctagttcatcctcctcctcatcgccatgattccacgtcacatacctNNNNNNNNNNNNNNNNNNNNNNNNNNNNNNNNNNNNNNNNNNNNNNNNNNNNNNNNNNNNNNNNNNNNNNNNNNNNNNNNNNNNNNNNNNNNNNNNNNNNNNNNNNNNNNNNNNNNNNNNNNNNNNNNNNNNNNNNNNNNNNNNNNNNNNNNNNNNNNNNNNNNNNNNNNNNNNNNNNNNNNNNNNNNNNNNNNNNNNNNNNNNNNNNNNNNNNNNNNNNNNNNNNNNNNNNNNNNNNNNNNNNNNNNNNNNNNNNNNNNNNNNNNNNNNNNNNNNNNNNNNNNNNNNNNNNNNNNNNNNNNNNNNNNNNNNNNNNNNNNNNNNNNNNNNNNNNNNNNNNNNNNNNNNNNNNNNNNNNNNNNNNNNNNNNNNNNNNNNNNNNNNNNNNNNNNNNNNNNNNNNNNNNNNNNNNNNNNNNNNNNNNNNNNNNNNNNNNNNNNNNNNNNNNNNNNNNNNNNNNNNNNNNNNNNNNNNNNNNNNNNNNNNNNNNNNNNNNNNNNNNNNNNNNNNNNNNNNNNNNNNNNNNNNNNNNNNNNNNNNNNNNNNNNNNNNNNNNNNNNNNNNNNNNNNNNNNNNNNNNNNNNNNNNNNNNNNNNNNNNNNNNNNNNNNNNNNNNNNNNNNNNNNNNNNNNNNNNNNNNNNNNNNNNNNNNNNNNNNNNNNNNNNNNNNNNNNNNNNNNNNNNNNNNNNNNNNNNNNNNNNNNNNNNNNNNNNNNNNNNNNNNNNNNNNNNNNNNNNNNNNNNNNNNNNNNNNNNNNNNNNNNNNNNNNNNNNNNNNNNNNNNNNNNNNNNNNNNNNNNNNNNNNNNNNNNNNNNNNNNNNNNNNNNNNNNNNNNNNNNNNNNNNNNNNNNNNNNNNNNNNNNNNNNNNNNNNNNNNNNNNNNNNNNNNNNNNNNNNNNNNNNNNNNNNNNNNNNNNNNNNNNNNNNNNNNNNNNNNNNNNNNNNNNNNNNNNNNNNNNNNNNNNNNNNNNNNNNNNNNNNNNNNNNNNNNNNNNNNNNNNNNNNNNNNNNNNNNNNNNNNNNNNNNNNNNNNNNNNNNNNNNNNNNNNNNNNNNNNNNNNNNNNNNNNNNNNNNNNNNNNNNNNNNNNNNNNNNNNNNNNNNNNNNNNNNNNNNNNNNNNNNNNNNNNNNNNNNNNNNNNNNNNNNNNNNNNNNNN from the Camelina sativa cultivar DH55 chromosome 12, Cs, whole genome shotgun sequence genome contains:
- the LOC104732083 gene encoding monothiol glutaredoxin-S3-like, with protein sequence MANLQKMISEKSVVIFSKNSCCMSHTIKTLFLDMGVNPTIYELDEINRGKEIEQALAQLGCIPTVPVVFIGGQLVGGANQVMSLHLNRSLVPMLKRAGALWL
- the LOC104732084 gene encoding monothiol glutaredoxin-S3-like, with protein sequence MASLQKMISEKSVVIFTKNSCCMSHTIKTLFLDMGVNPTIYELDEINRGKEIEQALAQLGCSPTVPVVFIGGQLVGGANQVMSLHLNRSLVPMLKRAGALWL